In a single window of the Candidatus Hydrogenedentota bacterium genome:
- a CDS encoding phosphoadenylyl-sulfate reductase encodes MALVEEADLLDRLNGLEAQDLLAWAATEYGERAGIFTSFQNTGCVMIDMAYRSGNPLRILTVDTLRLPDETYALMDAIEARYETSVERFQPDPDSVERMVSRHGEYLFFDSKEKQEYCCSIRKVEPNIRALQTVEVWITGLRRDQSNFRKDAVQKASYVDQEGRRIIKLAPLADWTEQEVWDYIKKYDVPYSKLYDLGYTSIGCKICTTPTLKWEDKRAGRWRWFNYLDPSAKKECGIHLSGSGI; translated from the coding sequence ATGGCTTTGGTTGAAGAAGCGGATCTACTTGATAGACTGAATGGCCTGGAGGCGCAAGACTTGCTAGCGTGGGCCGCCACGGAATATGGCGAGCGCGCAGGAATCTTCACGAGCTTCCAGAACACAGGCTGCGTTATGATCGACATGGCATACCGAAGCGGAAACCCGTTACGCATTCTCACCGTCGATACGCTCCGTTTGCCGGATGAGACCTATGCCTTGATGGATGCGATCGAAGCCCGGTATGAGACCTCTGTAGAGCGTTTTCAGCCGGATCCTGACTCGGTAGAACGTATGGTCTCCCGGCATGGCGAGTATCTCTTCTTCGACAGCAAGGAGAAGCAGGAGTACTGCTGCAGCATCCGCAAAGTCGAACCCAACATCCGTGCGCTTCAGACTGTCGAAGTCTGGATCACCGGCTTACGCCGCGACCAGTCCAACTTTCGCAAAGATGCCGTACAGAAAGCGTCCTATGTTGACCAAGAAGGCCGCCGTATCATCAAGCTCGCCCCTTTGGCCGACTGGACCGAGCAAGAAGTATGGGATTACATCAAGAAATACGATGTCCCGTATAGCAAGCTCTACGATCTTGGCTACACAAGTATCGGGTGCAAGATTTGCACGACTCCAACCCTTAAGTGGGAAGACAAGCGCGCCGGCCGTTGGCGCTGGTTCAACTATCTTGACCCCAGCGCGAAGAAGGAGTGCGGTATTCACCTAAGCGGCAGCGGAATCTAG